The sequence GTGGCAATTTTCAAGGCACGCCCTTCACCGTTCTACGTGATGGATGAGGTTGAAGCCGCCCTGGATGATATGAACTTGGGTCGTTTGATCACGATTTTTGAAGAGCTACGTGAATCTTCGCAGCTGATTGTGATTACTCATCAGAAGAAGACCATGGAAGTTGCTGACGCGCTGTATGGCGTGACCATGCGTGGAGATGGTGTTTCAACTGTCATTGGTCAGAAGATGGATCGCGCCCCAGCTGAGTGACTGTCTGGTGGGGAAATATCCCAGCGGCGTTGCTAAAGGCTCAACACTGCTGGGATATTTCATTTTTCTGCTCGTTAGTCATTCACGGTGACTGGTTTGATGGTCTTAGGAACCAGCAGCCAGGCGATAACGCCTACCAAACCAACAATTGCAGAAATGTTGAAGGCTAGCTGGAAACTAATGAGGTCAGCCATCGCGCCTGCAAATAGTGGACCAATGATGGACCCAAGGTCGGTGCACATTTGGAACCCGGCAAGTGCCTTGCCGCCGTTACGGCCTGAGCCAATGACGTCAGCAACGGTTGCCTGCTGTGCTGGTCCAAGTAGCCCGCCACCCAAACCTGCCAAGACTGAGAAAACCACGAATCCGACTAAGGAAGTCGAATATCCCATAGCGCCAATGGATAGCAGCAAGACGCTCATGCCTACGATCACCGGAAGCTTGCGTCCGATACTGTCCGTCAAACGTCCGGAGAACACCAAAGCGCAACCGTTGCCAATGGCAAAGGCAGTCATCGAAATGCCGGCTGCAGTCGCGCCCATGGATTGGCCAAAGACTGCCAGGGCAAAGAGCGGGATCATGCTATTACGGACACCAAAGGCTAACCAGCCGTAGCTGAATCCAGAGAATAACGCAGCACGGTACGCGGGGGAGGCTAGCGCCTCACGGGTGGTGACTACCTCAATGTCAGAATGTTTGGTTCGTGGATTAGCAGCGTCCGAATCCAGGTCACGGCGTCTTCCCAGTGCCATGTAGACCACGCCGGCTGCAATGACCAACGCCGTGCCATAAATGAGGAAAGGGATACGCATTCCCAAAGGTGCCAACAAGGTACCCAATACTGGGCCAAAGACGTTGCCTAGCAAGAATGAGCCTGCATAGAGGCCAGAGATACGTCCGCGTGACTTATCCGGAGCCAACCGGGCAATGAGTGCCATAGCCGAAATGGTGAACATGGTGGAACCAAAGCCACCAAGGCCACGGGCAATCAATAATTGCGTGTAATCCTGTACTACCGCACAGAGCAAGGTGGAGACGGCCACCAAAAGCACACCGGTGACATAGATCTTTGGTTCGCCGAGTTTCCCAACAAGCACTCCCGCAACGGGCGCAAAGATCAGGCGGGTAAAGGCAAAGATACTGACAATGATTGTCGCTGCAGCATTGCCCACGTTGAAGCTCACCGCGTACTGCGGCAAGATCGGGGCAATCAACCCGAAGCCAAGCGCGATAATGAATGCCGCAACAAGCAGCACTCGAATCTCTTGGGGGATCGGTGGCTTAGCTTTGCGGGTAGGTGTCAATGACATATCTATATAAGTGATGGTTCTGCTATCGCTGCGCAGTAACCCTCAGCCTTTCTGCAACAGGTTATGGGCCAGAATGCCCACCTAGCAGTCTATCCCTGAATCAAATACTGTTCCCGCTAGTTCTACCTGCCACATAAACCCTAAACGCGTGCAGGTATGAGACGATTTAAAGCGTGACTGATTTGCTTATTACAATTATCATCGCTGTCGCGGCTGTCCTCATTGTGGCTATTGGCATCATTGCCTTCGTCGCCAAGGGCCGCAAGCCAAAGACTCCGTACACCTCAGAGCGGGACTTAGATGACCTGCCAACTGGCCAGAGCGCTGAGGGCGATACTGATGCCGCAGCATCGGAGGCCGGCGCCACCGATGTAGCCGTAGCGGTCGAAGAGCCTGTCGCACCGGCTGCCCCGCAACTCGATGTACCTGAACCTGTTCAGAGCCGCCTGGCTCGCCTGCGCGCACGCCTGACCAAGTCCAACAACATGTTCTCCAAGGGCCTGCTGGCCCTGCTCTCCCAGGACTCGATTGACGAGGATGTCTGGGAAGAAATCGAAGAGAATCTGCTGATGGCAGATCTGGGC comes from Glutamicibacter arilaitensis Re117 and encodes:
- a CDS encoding MFS transporter — translated: MSLTPTRKAKPPIPQEIRVLLVAAFIIALGFGLIAPILPQYAVSFNVGNAAATIIVSIFAFTRLIFAPVAGVLVGKLGEPKIYVTGVLLVAVSTLLCAVVQDYTQLLIARGLGGFGSTMFTISAMALIARLAPDKSRGRISGLYAGSFLLGNVFGPVLGTLLAPLGMRIPFLIYGTALVIAAGVVYMALGRRRDLDSDAANPRTKHSDIEVVTTREALASPAYRAALFSGFSYGWLAFGVRNSMIPLFALAVFGQSMGATAAGISMTAFAIGNGCALVFSGRLTDSIGRKLPVIVGMSVLLLSIGAMGYSTSLVGFVVFSVLAGLGGGLLGPAQQATVADVIGSGRNGGKALAGFQMCTDLGSIIGPLFAGAMADLISFQLAFNISAIVGLVGVIAWLLVPKTIKPVTVND